The Leptospira ryugenii genome includes the window GCTCTAGCAATTTCTTTTGGTTTGACTTTATATTCCACGGCAAACTGACTGAAAGAGCGTGCAGGAATGACGATGGAAAGGTATTGGTCTGCGGTGCTTAGGTTAAGAATAAAAGAGGAGGACATAGCCGTGAGCAATAACTCTTCTTTTTTGTGTATCCATTGTTTCCAAGATTGGATAATGCTTTTTAAATAACCCAAGCCCTCAAGAGAGCCCCCAAACCAAACAGCCGTAAGGATCAGAATCTCGGTAGGCAAAACAGCGATAAGTCCTCCCCCACTCAAAAAAATATCCATCCTCTCATTGCCTGTATTTGCTTGGTACCCAAATAACAAAGTATGTCCGAGAGAACCTATTTGGTCCAAAGGAAATTCTAAAAAACAGAGAGACGCGAGGATTCCCAATGAGAGTGAAACAAAAGAAGGAAGAGAGAGGATAGAACCAAGAAATACTAGCAAAACCGGTATGAGGTGAAGATAAGAGATAGGAGTATCGAGAGAGTGGGAGGAAATTGACCACTTGGTTGCTTCTATGCTAATGGCAGGCGACAAATATCCATTGGCTATCCAAAACAAAAATAATGACAATACAAAACTTGGAACGGTAGTCCTTAGCATAAAACGGATATGCTCTTGGATGGGAACAGAAGTCAAAGAAGAAGCGAGGATTGTGGTGTCAGAGAGAGGAGATAGTTTATCTCCAAAGTAACAGCCAGAAATAATGGCTCCAGCCGATATCTCTGGAGGGATGCCATAGAGACTTCCCAAGCCCATCATCGCAAGTCCAACCGTACCAGCGGTTGTCCATGAACTACCGGAAGCAATGGAAGCGATTCCATTTACAATTGCAAATCCTGGGAGTAAAAATTTAGGAGAGATTAAGGATTCTCCTAGAAGAATGAGATGGAATAACACTCCACTCTTTGCCCAAAAGGCAATCAAAATACCTACCAAAGCCAAGATGAGCATTGCCGGAAAGACAGATTGCACATTTTTCAGAAAGGAATGGACTACAAAATGCAACGACTTGCCTATCTTTGGTCTAACAAGGATTAAAACAAATCCCGTAGAAAATAGTGCTAGGTGATGACCATAAGCAGAAACTGGCGTAGGCAATAGAAACTTAAAAACAAATATAAAAAGAAATAGGATGGCGAAAGGAATGTATAGCAACTATCTCATTCCTTTCTCTGTCATCTTGGTACAAAATGAAATCAAAAGAACCGCATTTGGATAAAGTAGATGGAAAAACCAAATAGAAAAATGATTCCAAACCAAGAGAGTAAATTCATCCAAGGCTCTGGTCTATGTTCCCTCGGGATATCCTTTCCAAAGAGAATCAAATGGTGAATGAATGCAAGGATAGGCGCATTTAAAAAGGACACCGTTGTCGCAAAGTCGACCAAACCTTTCATACTTGTCAAAAAGACTGAGAGAATGGTAACGGAACCAATCGCAACAATCACAATCCAAAACCAATACAGTTTCTCTAAAGAAATAGTCTTTACTTTGGGGAAGAGCCTACGGGACGCATTGGCAACCACTCTAGGGTAGGCATCATAACAGGTCAAGGTTGTGGAAAACATTGTAAAGAAGGCTGCGACCAATATGATGGGATATGCCCAAGAACCTATCGATGCTGTATACAGTTGGATTAGTTCGCCAGCGAAGGTAGCAGCGGAACTCGAAAACTCCTTTCCCGTATGGTACATCATATTGGACCCGAGGGCGAGAAAGAATACAGCAAGGACCGTTGTTCCCCAATATCCGATTTTGAAGTCCAACATCGCCCAACGCATAGGCGGTAGTTCGCCGTTCTCTTCTTTTTTGGCTAAAGTCCAATCAGATTGCCATACCGCTGCCTCTATTGGGATGGGCATCCAACCCATAAGGGCAATCAAAAAGGAAATGTCTGCGGCCTCACGGATCGAAAAGGATCGTCCGTCCCCTGGAAGTTTAGGGACAATGGCAAAGAACGAAAGTATGGTGGCCGTAATTGTCGCCAAGGTGAGGCCAATCACAATCCATTTCATCAATGTATCTAAGGCACCAAATTTACCCACAGCTAACAGGACCGTACAAAATCCCAAAATGAATACACAAAGTAGCCAGGGTTCCATTTGGATCCCCAAAATAATTCCAAAAAGACCAGAAGTGACTAAAGTGACAGTCGCAACGATGATACACATTGTACCCACTGAAATGAAAAAGAAAATCCAAAGAGGTGCTTTTCCCAAATTCTGATAACCATCTAACAGGGAGTTACCGGTAACAATGGTATAGCGAGTTCCTATCTCGAAGAAAGGATATTTGATCAAGTTTGCAAAAAGAACCACGATGAGAAGCTCATACCCAAACATGGCACCAGCCCTCGTGGACTGGACGAGATGGGAAACTCCTACTGCCGCTCCCGCGTATAAGAGACCTGGGCCTAAGTATTTAAGGAAAGTGAAAGAGCTTGGTTTCATGATTTCCTAAGGTCATAGAAGCTTGGGGCTTTGGCAACTGAATCTTTTTCTAGAAAGCGAGGGCAAAAAAAGACCCCCAGGTTTCCACCTGAGGGTCTTTGATCTCTTAACTAGATAGCTATGATCTTAGTTTGAGTTCGGGAAAGTTGTAAAGGTTCCAACTTCTTTAAAAGCAGTCGCCACTTCAGATTGAATGCCTCTG containing:
- a CDS encoding Na+/H+ antiporter NhaC family protein → MLYIPFAILFLFIFVFKFLLPTPVSAYGHHLALFSTGFVLILVRPKIGKSLHFVVHSFLKNVQSVFPAMLILALVGILIAFWAKSGVLFHLILLGESLISPKFLLPGFAIVNGIASIASGSSWTTAGTVGLAMMGLGSLYGIPPEISAGAIISGCYFGDKLSPLSDTTILASSLTSVPIQEHIRFMLRTTVPSFVLSLFLFWIANGYLSPAISIEATKWSISSHSLDTPISYLHLIPVLLVFLGSILSLPSFVSLSLGILASLCFLEFPLDQIGSLGHTLLFGYQANTGNERMDIFLSGGGLIAVLPTEILILTAVWFGGSLEGLGYLKSIIQSWKQWIHKKEELLLTAMSSSFILNLSTADQYLSIVIPARSFSQFAVEYKVKPKEIARALEDSGTLSSPLVPWNSCGAFMAGSLHVATISYLPFVWFNLIHISITVIRLLVQRKIK
- a CDS encoding NRAMP family divalent metal transporter; this encodes MKPSSFTFLKYLGPGLLYAGAAVGVSHLVQSTRAGAMFGYELLIVVLFANLIKYPFFEIGTRYTIVTGNSLLDGYQNLGKAPLWIFFFISVGTMCIIVATVTLVTSGLFGIILGIQMEPWLLCVFILGFCTVLLAVGKFGALDTLMKWIVIGLTLATITATILSFFAIVPKLPGDGRSFSIREAADISFLIALMGWMPIPIEAAVWQSDWTLAKKEENGELPPMRWAMLDFKIGYWGTTVLAVFFLALGSNMMYHTGKEFSSSAATFAGELIQLYTASIGSWAYPIILVAAFFTMFSTTLTCYDAYPRVVANASRRLFPKVKTISLEKLYWFWIVIVAIGSVTILSVFLTSMKGLVDFATTVSFLNAPILAFIHHLILFGKDIPREHRPEPWMNLLSWFGIIFLFGFSIYFIQMRFF